The genome window GCCGCCATGCCCGCGTTGAGTGCGATCCAGCCGGTGTGCCGGCCCATCACCTCGACGACCATCACCCGCTGGTGCGACTCGGCGGTGGTCTTCAGCCGGTCCAGCGCCTCGGTGGCCACCGAGACCGCGGTGTCGAAGCCGAAGGTCACGTCGGTGCAGGCGATGTCGTTGTCGATGGTCTTCGGCACGCCGACCACCGGCAGGCCGGCGTCGCTCATCAGCTTGGCCGCCTTGAGGGTGCCCTCGCCGCCGATCGGGATCACCGCGTCGATGCCGAGCTCGGCGCAGTACCGCCGGGCCTTCTCCACCCCGTCCCGCAGATGGCTCGGCTGCACCCGGGAGGAGCCCAGGATCGTGCCGCCCTGGGCCAGGATGCCGCTGACCGAGTCGAGCGTCAGCGGCCGGTGGACGCCTTCGAGCAGGCCGCGCCAGCCGTCCTGGAAACCGATGATCTCGTCGCCGTGGTCGACCACCCCCCGGTGGACCACGGAGCGGATGACTGCGTTCAGACCGGGGCAGTCGCCGCCGCTGGTCAGCACACCAATTCGCATTGTTCTTGCAACTCCCCTGGGGGCACCGCCCAGCCGTCAGGCTGGGGGATTAACCGGCGGCCGGGACTACCACCTTGGAAAGGGCGGGGTCAGAATCGGACATTTCACGCCGAACTGATCATAGCGGCCCCCACCTCCGGCCAGGCGAGGGCAGGCACGGGGGCGGCGTCGTCGGCGCGCCCGCGCGATGGTGCTGCCGGTTGCCGAGGAGGGTTGCATCCGACGGTGCTCATTCTCTTACTTTCGCGGGGGTACCGTTCCCGGCGCCGGATGCTGGACATCCGGACGCCGGAGAACGTTCACCTCGCCCGGGCCGAGGCCGCCCGGTTCACGCGGCTGGGCCCGCTCCGCACGGCTGGGCCCGGCTCACGCACCCTGGGCGGCGGAGATCCGCTCGGCGCGCAGCGCGTCGTACCAGGTGGTGTCGGCCGGCGGCAGCGCGTTGACGTCCAGCGCCAGCTTGATCAGCAGGTCCGCCACCGCGGGGTTGCGGGCCATCACCGGGCCGTGCAGGTAGGTGCCGAAGACGGTGTCCCGCCACGCGCCCTCGGTCCCGTTGCCGTCGCCGTTGCCGCCGCCCACGGTGACCTGGGCCAGCGGCGCCACCCCCTGCCCGAGGTGGGTCACGCCCTGGTGGTTCTCGAACCCGGTCAGGGTCGGCAGGCCCAGCCGGGAGTCCGGCTCGGCCAGCACGTCGCCGACGCTGCGGGCGCCCTCGCCGCGGGTGGACCAGACGTCCAGCAGGCCCAGGCCCGGCTCGCGCTCGCCCAGGTCGTTGATGAACTCGTGGCCGAGGATCTGGTAGCCCGCGCAGACCGAGAAGACGATTGCGCCGTTGTCCACCGCGCGCGGCAGGCCCGCGTCGGCCCGCAGCCGCTCGGCCGCCAGCCGCTGCGGCCGGTCCTCGCCGCCGCCGATCAGGTAGATGTCGCCACTGGTCGGGATCGGCTGGTCGGAGCGGACGTCGATGCGCTGCACGTTCAGGCCGCGCTGGCGGGCCCGGCGCTCGACGACCAGCGCGTTGCCGCGGTCGCCGTAGGTGCTGAGCAGGTCAGGGTAGACCCAGACCAGCCGCAGGCTGCTGTCGCTCATCCGAGAAGGCCTTCCATAGTGCTGCTGCTGTGGCTGCGCGGGCGGCGGCGGAGCCTGCTGCGCCTGGTAGCCGGGGTGCTGCTGACCGCCCTGCTGCTGCGGGTGCTGGGGCGGTTGGGGTGCCTGGGGTGCTTGGGGCTGCTGCGCCGGGTAGCCGGGCGGCCGGCCGTAGTCGGGGTGGCCCTGCGGACCGCCCTGCTGGCCCGGGTGACCGGGCTGGCCGGGGTAGCCCTGGCCCGGCTGCTGCTGCGGAGGCTGTTGGGGCTGTTGGGGCTGCTGCGGCGGTTGGGGCTGCGCGGGCTGGCCGCCGTAGGGCTGCGCCGGGTAGCCCTGCGGCGGCGCGCCGTACCCGCCCTGCTGGCCGGGGTGTCCGGGCTGGCCGGGCTGGCCGGGCTGCCCGCCGTAGCCGGGCTGCGGGGCGCCGTATCCGGGAGGAGTGCTCATCCTGCCGCCACCGCCTTGCGCAGCTGCTGGAACGCCGTGTAGTTGGCGATCGCCTCGATCCGACCGGCGGGCGCCAGCCGGACCGCGTCCGCGACCGAGTCGACCACCTGGAACTGCAGGCCGGCCACCTCCAGCCGGACCGCCAGGTCGAGCTTGCGCTGGCCCATCACGAAGATCGGGTGGCCGTGCAGCCGTTCGTAGTCCACGTCCCAGAGCCAGGAGGTGTCGGTGCCGTCCGCGTCCAGCGCGTTCACCGCCAGGATCACCGGCGCCGGCGGGCCGTCGATCAGCGAGAAGGTCTCCAGCCAGCCGGCCGGGTTCTTGGCCAGCAGCAGCCGCACGTCGCGGCCCTGGAAGTTCACCACGTCGTAGCGGCCGGCCACCGCGGCGACCGACTGCATCCGCTCCAGCGCGGTCTGCGGCGGCACGCCGAACACGGCGGCCACGGCGGCCGAGCTGGTCGCGTTGGCCAGGTTGGCCCGGCCCGGCAGCTGGAGCTTGATCGGCCAGGCGGAGCCGTTGGGGTCGATCACGTGCTGGCCCTGGAGCGCCCAGTGCGGCTGCGGGCGGCGGAAGCCGCACTCCCCGCAGAACCAGTCGTCGCCCGGGCGCTGCATCACGCCGCCGCAGGACGGGCAGGACCAGGCGTCCTCCTTCCACGCCTGACCGGCGGCCACCCAGACCACCCGGCGGCAGGAGGAGGCGGCCCAGGTCACCAGCGGGTCGTCGGCGTTGGCGATGATCACCGCCTCGGTGTGCTGCAGGCCCTCGCGCCAGCGCTCGGCCAGCATCCGGGTCTCGGCGGCCCGGTCCAGCTGGTCGCGCGAGAGGTTCAGCAGCGCTATGGCCTTCGGGGCGGTGTCCCGGGCCACGCCGGCCAGGTACTTCTCGTCCACCTCGATCACGCCGTAGCGGGCGTCCGAGCCGCCGGCCAGCGCCGAGGTGATGCCGGCCGGCATGTTGGCGCCCAGCGCGTTGGAGACCACGGGGCCGGCGGCGCGCAGCGCCTCGGCGATCAGCCGGGTGGTGGTCGTCTTGCCGTTGGTCGCCGAGACCAGCACCACGTCCAGGTGCTCGGCGAGCCGCGCGAGCAGATCGGGATCGAGCTTCAGGGCGACCTTGCCGCCGATCACCGAGCCGCTGCCACGGCCGACCGACCGGGACGCCGCGGCGGCCATCTTCCCCGCGGTGACGGCGAGCTTGGAGCGGGCGGGCAGTGAGGAGTCGCGCGCGCCGGTGGCCGCGGCCTCCGATCCGGTGCCTGACATGCTCAGGGGTTCCTCCTCTGACTGACGACCTCCCGCCGACCGCCGGTCAGGTGCTGACCGGTGCCGTCGGGCGGGTTAGACCGAGCCAGCCTAACGGCTCATCGGGACGGATCCGAGTCGCGGCCCCCGGTCGTGACTGCTCAGCGCGCTGATGGAGGCTCGAACCCGGCGCGCCCTGCGGTCAGGGGCGCCCGGGCCGGGTGGTCCACGGGCTGGGCAGCTGCTCGGCCGCGCCGGACAGGTGGGCGGTGATCACCAGGGTGCCGTCCTCCACCTGGTAGTCCAGCGGGATCTCCAGCCGCTGCATCGCACCGATCAGCGCGGTGTTGCCGGCCTGGGTGACTGCGTAGACGGTGGCCACCCCGGCCCGGGCGGCCAGCGCGGCCATCCGGCGCAGCAGGTCCAGGCCCAGGCCGTGCCGCTGCCAGGCGTCCTCGACCAGCACGGCCAGCTCGGCGCTGTCGTCGTCCCAGAGCAGGTGGGCCAGCGCGACGATGTCGCCGTCCCGGGTGTGCACGGCCAGGGTCTGGCCGTGCCGGGGGTCCAGCAGGTGGTCCACGTAGCGGTCGGCGTCCGCCACCGGGCCGTGGTAGCGGCGGCGCAGCGTCTCGGTGGAGCAGCGCCGGTGCATGGCCAGCGCCGCCGCCCGGTCCTGCGGGTCGGCCCGGCGGACCGTCAGGTCGCCGCCCAGCTCGTCCCGCACCGGCACCCGCAGCCGGGCCGCCACCTTGGGCACCCGGGGGCCGAGCACCGCGTCGAGCTCGACCAGCGCCTTGGCCCGGGCGAACTCGGTGGGGGTGAACGGCAGGTGCGGGCGGGAGAGCTCGATCACTCCGCCGCCGGGGGCGGCCAGCCGCATCAGGTGCCCGTCCAGGCTGGGCACCGGGCTCCCGGCCGGGTCGGCCGGGCGGGGGAACTGCCGCACGGTGAGCCGGCCGAAGAGCTGACGCAGCGCCACCGGCAGCTCGGCGGCGTCCAGCGCGGTGCGGGTGGCCAGGCCGAGCACGTGGGTGGGCGCGTCCACCAGGTCGTGCGCGTCGGCCGGGTCGGTCCAGATCTCCCGGCCGCCGGCCGCGGCGACCGCCTCGGTCAGCGCGGCCCGGGGCAGGTCGGCCGGGGCCCGCAGCAGGAACTCGTCCACGGTGGCGTCCGGCAGCGGGTGGGTCTGCAAGGAGAGGATGCTGACCCGCTGGGCGGCCAGTGCCGTGCAGATCGAGGCCAGGCTGCCGGGTGCGTCGCAGACGGTGCTGCGCAGTCGCCAGAGCCTGGTCCGCTCCGCCGGTTCGCCGACCGGTGGGGCGTCCGGCGGCGGCGGTGCGTGCGGATGGCGGTGCGCCCACCAGGCGTGGAACACCGCCGTGGCGAGCAGTGCGAGCGCCGCGACGACCAGCAGCAGCGGCCCGTCGTGGCCGTGCACCACGATGTTGGCGATCAGGTCGGCGGTGGCCACGGCGGTGAAGGCGGCGGCCAGCTCGACGGCGCTGCGGCGCCAGCCGTCCCGGCGGGCCCGGCGCCGCCAGGAGCGGGAGCGGGCCTCCTGGGCGACCGTGGCGGTGGGTTCGGGCTGGGCGGCGGCGAAGGAGGATTCACTCATGACACCACCATGACTCAGTGGTGTTTCGTGATCACGAATCCGTCATGACCGCGCGGTAAATCTCTTTCGAGGACGATCGGCCGACGCCGGTGTTACTGACGGGTCATCAGCTCGGCGGTGGCGGACCGGACTTCGTCCAGCAGGACGGCCAGGTCGGCCTCGGTGGTGGCCGCGTTCAGCAGGCAGGCCCGCACCGCCTCGCGCCCGCCGAGCACCGTGCCGGTAACAAAGGCCTCGCCACGGCGCTGCACCGCGAGCGGCAGCGCCCGGTTGAGCGCGTTCAGCTGCGACTCGTTCAGCTGGTGCTCGGCCAGGCCGGCCGGCCGGGACCGGAAGGCGACGATCGAGGTCTCCACCGGCGCCAGCAGCTCCAGCTGCGGATCGGCCGCGACCAGCTCGCCGAGCCGCCGGGCCAGCCGGGTGCAGTGCGCGATGTCGGCGGCGATGCCGTCCCGCCCCCGGTGCGCGATGGTGGCCCACACCTTGAGCGAGCGGAACGGGCGGGTCTGCTCGGTGCCGTACTCGGAGAACCAGCCGAGCCCGCCCGCCTCCTCGTCGCGCAGGTAGGAGGGCACCAGGCTGAAGGTGTCGCGCAGCTGGGCCGGGTCGCGGACCAGCGCGCAGCCGCAGTCCACCGGCACGCCCAGCCACTTGTGCGGGTCCAGGGCCAGCGAGTCGGCCCGGTCCAGCCCGGCGTAGCGGTGCGCGATCTCGGGGTCGAGCACGCCGAAGGCGCCGTACGCCCCGTCGACGTGCAGCCACAGGCCCTCCTGCTCGGCCACCTCGGCGATCGGCTCGAAGGCGTCCACCGCGCCGGTGTTCACGGTGCCGGCCGAGGCCACCACCAGGAACGGCAGCCGGCCGGCGGCCCGGTCGGCGGCGATCTCGGAGCGCAGCGCCGCCGGGTCCATCCGGCCCTCGGCGTCCGCGGCCACGGCCCGCAGCTGACGGCTGCCCAGGCCCAGCAGCTCGGCCGCCTTGCGCACGCAGGAGTGGGTCTCGCCGGTCAGGTAGCCGACCAGCGGCGGCATTGCGGCCAGCCCGTCGGCCCGCACGTCCCAGCCGGCCCGCTCGGCGGCCCGGGAGCGGGCGGCGGCCAGGCAGACGATGGTGGCCATCGAGGTGCCGGAGGTGAGCAGGCCGGCGCCGGGGGCGTGCGGGAAGCCGACCAGTTCGGCGATCCAGCGCACCACCGCGCGCTCCAGGTGCACGTCGGCGTGGTCGCCGCCGGCCGAGCTGGGGTTCATCGCGGCGGCGGCCAGGGTGGCGAGCACTCCGGCGGGGGCGGGCGCGGAGTTCACCCAGCCGAAGAACCTGGGGTGCCCGTTGCCCATCGGCGACGGCATGATCCGCCCGGCCATCTCGGTGAGCAGCTCGTCGAGCTCCCGGCCGGTGCCCGGCAGCGGCAGGTCCAGCAGCGCCTGCCGGGCGGCCGGGTCCATCGGCTGCCAGACCGGACTGCCGGCCACCCCCGCCAGGTAGTCGGAGACCAGCTCGGCGGTGGCGTGGGCGGCTTCACGGAAGCTCGGACCGGATGCGTCGGACATGCCGACGATCGTACGAGCTCAGTCCAGCCGGCCTTAATCCAA of Kitasatospora viridis contains these proteins:
- a CDS encoding type 1 glutamine amidotransferase — encoded protein: MSDSSLRLVWVYPDLLSTYGDRGNALVVERRARQRGLNVQRIDVRSDQPIPTSGDIYLIGGGEDRPQRLAAERLRADAGLPRAVDNGAIVFSVCAGYQILGHEFINDLGEREPGLGLLDVWSTRGEGARSVGDVLAEPDSRLGLPTLTGFENHQGVTHLGQGVAPLAQVTVGGGNGDGNGTEGAWRDTVFGTYLHGPVMARNPAVADLLIKLALDVNALPPADTTWYDALRAERISAAQGA
- a CDS encoding pyridoxal phosphate-dependent decarboxylase family protein — translated: MSDASGPSFREAAHATAELVSDYLAGVAGSPVWQPMDPAARQALLDLPLPGTGRELDELLTEMAGRIMPSPMGNGHPRFFGWVNSAPAPAGVLATLAAAAMNPSSAGGDHADVHLERAVVRWIAELVGFPHAPGAGLLTSGTSMATIVCLAAARSRAAERAGWDVRADGLAAMPPLVGYLTGETHSCVRKAAELLGLGSRQLRAVAADAEGRMDPAALRSEIAADRAAGRLPFLVVASAGTVNTGAVDAFEPIAEVAEQEGLWLHVDGAYGAFGVLDPEIAHRYAGLDRADSLALDPHKWLGVPVDCGCALVRDPAQLRDTFSLVPSYLRDEEAGGLGWFSEYGTEQTRPFRSLKVWATIAHRGRDGIAADIAHCTRLARRLGELVAADPQLELLAPVETSIVAFRSRPAGLAEHQLNESQLNALNRALPLAVQRRGEAFVTGTVLGGREAVRACLLNAATTEADLAVLLDEVRSATAELMTRQ
- a CDS encoding GNAT family N-acetyltransferase codes for the protein MSESSFAAAQPEPTATVAQEARSRSWRRRARRDGWRRSAVELAAAFTAVATADLIANIVVHGHDGPLLLVVAALALLATAVFHAWWAHRHPHAPPPPDAPPVGEPAERTRLWRLRSTVCDAPGSLASICTALAAQRVSILSLQTHPLPDATVDEFLLRAPADLPRAALTEAVAAAGGREIWTDPADAHDLVDAPTHVLGLATRTALDAAELPVALRQLFGRLTVRQFPRPADPAGSPVPSLDGHLMRLAAPGGGVIELSRPHLPFTPTEFARAKALVELDAVLGPRVPKVAARLRVPVRDELGGDLTVRRADPQDRAAALAMHRRCSTETLRRRYHGPVADADRYVDHLLDPRHGQTLAVHTRDGDIVALAHLLWDDDSAELAVLVEDAWQRHGLGLDLLRRMAALAARAGVATVYAVTQAGNTALIGAMQRLEIPLDYQVEDGTLVITAHLSGAAEQLPSPWTTRPGRP
- a CDS encoding MurT ligase domain-containing protein, producing MSGTGSEAAATGARDSSLPARSKLAVTAGKMAAAASRSVGRGSGSVIGGKVALKLDPDLLARLAEHLDVVLVSATNGKTTTTRLIAEALRAAGPVVSNALGANMPAGITSALAGGSDARYGVIEVDEKYLAGVARDTAPKAIALLNLSRDQLDRAAETRMLAERWREGLQHTEAVIIANADDPLVTWAASSCRRVVWVAAGQAWKEDAWSCPSCGGVMQRPGDDWFCGECGFRRPQPHWALQGQHVIDPNGSAWPIKLQLPGRANLANATSSAAVAAVFGVPPQTALERMQSVAAVAGRYDVVNFQGRDVRLLLAKNPAGWLETFSLIDGPPAPVILAVNALDADGTDTSWLWDVDYERLHGHPIFVMGQRKLDLAVRLEVAGLQFQVVDSVADAVRLAPAGRIEAIANYTAFQQLRKAVAAG
- a CDS encoding 6-phosphofructokinase, which gives rise to MRIGVLTSGGDCPGLNAVIRSVVHRGVVDHGDEIIGFQDGWRGLLEGVHRPLTLDSVSGILAQGGTILGSSRVQPSHLRDGVEKARRYCAELGIDAVIPIGGEGTLKAAKLMSDAGLPVVGVPKTIDNDIACTDVTFGFDTAVSVATEALDRLKTTAESHQRVMVVEVMGRHTGWIALNAGMAAGAHAIVVPERPFHIDKLTEVVRERFERGKKFAIVVCAEGAKPEPGTMRWEEGTRDIYGHERFAGIATTLSGELEHRLGKEARPVILGHTQRGGTPTAYDRVLATRFGWHAVEAAHKGAFGHITALQGTQINLVPLGEAVADLKTVPADRYAEAETVI